A region of Streptomyces sp. TG1A-60 DNA encodes the following proteins:
- a CDS encoding CoA transferase subunit A has product MDKVVATALEAVADVPDGATLAVGGFGLSGVPNVLIQALYERGVSGLGVVSNNCGAMDSGLAVLLAAGRIARVTGSYIGANKEFARQYLGGELEVEMIPQGTLAERLRAGGAGIPAFFTPAGVGTQVAEGGLPWRYDGDGGVALASPPKELREFDGTEYVLERGIRTDFALVRAARGDRHGNLVFNKSSRNFNPLAAMAGRVTIAEVEELVEPGGIDPDAVHLPGVFVQRVLPLTPEQAADKKIEQRTVSAPAAVGTVSE; this is encoded by the coding sequence ATGGACAAGGTGGTCGCCACAGCCCTGGAGGCAGTGGCCGATGTGCCGGACGGCGCGACACTCGCCGTCGGCGGATTCGGGCTGAGCGGTGTGCCCAACGTGCTGATCCAGGCGCTGTACGAGCGCGGGGTCTCGGGTCTCGGGGTGGTGTCGAACAACTGCGGGGCCATGGACTCCGGCCTCGCGGTCCTCCTCGCGGCGGGCCGGATCGCCCGGGTGACCGGCTCGTACATCGGGGCGAACAAGGAGTTCGCGCGCCAGTATCTCGGCGGGGAGCTGGAGGTCGAGATGATCCCGCAGGGCACGCTCGCCGAGCGGCTGCGCGCGGGCGGCGCGGGGATCCCGGCGTTCTTCACCCCGGCCGGCGTGGGGACACAGGTCGCGGAGGGTGGGCTGCCCTGGCGCTACGACGGCGACGGCGGGGTCGCCCTGGCCTCGCCGCCGAAGGAGCTCCGCGAGTTCGACGGCACCGAGTACGTGCTGGAGCGCGGCATCCGTACCGACTTCGCGCTCGTCCGCGCCGCCAGGGGCGACCGGCACGGCAACCTGGTCTTCAACAAGTCCTCCCGCAACTTCAACCCGCTCGCGGCGATGGCCGGCCGGGTGACGATCGCCGAGGTCGAGGAGCTGGTGGAGCCGGGCGGGATCGACCCGGACGCGGTGCACCTGCCGGGCGTCTTCGTCCAGCGGGTCCTCCCCCTCACCCCGGAGCAGGCGGCGGACAAGAAGATCGAGCAGCGCACGGTCTCCGCGCCTGCGGCCGTTGGGACGGTGAGCGAGTGA